The Urbifossiella limnaea genome has a window encoding:
- the nikR gene encoding nickel-responsive transcriptional regulator NikR: MSELVRFSVSLEKDLLDKFDRYCADGRLATRSEAIRQLLREKLTAAAWQADAADVAASLTLVYDHHKARLTDKMLELQHARADRVVSSMHVHLDHDLCLEVIVLRGPAPDLQELAAELSGLKGIHQAQLVIARAVGHGHDHTHPH, from the coding sequence GTGTCCGAACTCGTGCGGTTTTCGGTGTCGCTCGAAAAGGACTTGCTCGACAAATTCGATCGTTACTGCGCCGACGGCCGGCTCGCCACCCGGAGCGAGGCCATCCGCCAGCTGCTGCGCGAGAAGTTGACCGCGGCCGCGTGGCAGGCCGACGCCGCCGACGTGGCGGCCAGCCTGACCCTGGTCTACGACCACCACAAGGCGCGGCTCACGGACAAGATGCTGGAACTACAACACGCCCGCGCCGACCGGGTGGTGTCGAGCATGCACGTCCACCTCGACCATGATTTGTGCCTGGAGGTCATCGTCCTCCGCGGCCCCGCGCCGGACTTGCAGGAGCTCGCCGCCGAACTGAGCGGCTTGAAGGGGATTCATCAAGCCCAACTGGTCATCGCCCGTGCCGTCGGTCACGGGCACGACCACACGCACCCACATTAA